From Arcobacter lacus:
TACTTCAATAGAACCAATTGAAGCTGCCATTATTAAATTACCAGTTACAAAATATGAAACAATCATTGTATCAAGTGTTCCTACTGTTCGCCAAGATACTGCTTTTACAACTGACCTATAAGGTTTTTCGTGCATTTAAATTCCTATTTGAATTGATATGAAGAAGAGTCCTAC
This genomic window contains:
- a CDS encoding DUF2061 domain-containing protein translates to MHEKPYRSVVKAVSWRTVGTLDTMIVSYFVTGNLIMAASIGSIEVITKMALYYFHERAWNKLSFGKVKETGNDYQI